A single genomic interval of Antarcticibacterium arcticum harbors:
- a CDS encoding tetratricopeptide repeat protein, producing the protein MVYKLLFIVLFLFSACSKTGEQHVPVESPNSEAFLRFEEAQKAEDTREKMSLLSAALATVEMRDTLATEILDFKIYYHNSLKEYDSAVYYSDSLIRVAQVQQDTAAIALGLYRRSRSRFYLDEHEEVFRDAFEARKLYLSVKDSSSAGRRSLEMANAQTRMGDHTGSRESATEALRYLKPATDSVYVGSAYNIIAISYRQQGFNEDAITEYRNALRFATKRADSLIYLNNIALAHQDLGNYMEAIAILEELVRGAANENLNSRARFLDNLAYTKWLHDENANVEKDLLTALNMRLEAGTGRGK; encoded by the coding sequence TTGGTCTACAAATTATTATTCATTGTATTATTCCTGTTTTCTGCCTGTAGCAAAACCGGGGAACAGCATGTTCCGGTTGAATCCCCCAATAGTGAGGCTTTTTTGAGATTTGAAGAAGCACAGAAAGCTGAAGATACCCGGGAAAAAATGTCACTGCTCAGCGCGGCGCTGGCGACTGTGGAAATGCGCGATACTTTGGCTACTGAAATTCTGGATTTCAAAATATATTACCACAACAGCCTGAAGGAATATGACAGTGCGGTTTATTATAGCGATAGCCTTATTCGCGTGGCGCAAGTGCAGCAGGATACCGCGGCTATTGCCCTGGGATTATACCGCAGGTCCCGTAGCCGGTTTTACCTGGATGAGCACGAAGAGGTTTTTCGCGATGCTTTTGAAGCCCGAAAGTTATATCTGAGTGTTAAAGACAGCTCCTCGGCCGGAAGGCGTTCCCTTGAAATGGCCAATGCCCAAACCCGGATGGGCGACCACACCGGAAGCCGGGAAAGCGCCACTGAAGCTTTAAGATACCTTAAACCGGCTACAGATTCGGTTTACGTAGGAAGCGCCTACAATATTATCGCCATTAGTTACAGGCAGCAGGGCTTTAATGAAGATGCTATAACCGAATACCGGAACGCTCTTCGTTTTGCTACCAAACGCGCCGATAGCCTTATCTATTTAAATAATATAGCCCTTGCCCATCAGGATTTGGGAAATTATATGGAGGCCATCGCGATCCTGGAAGAATTGGTAAGGGGAGCCGCTAATGAAAATCTAAACTCCCGGGCAAGATTCCTTGATAATCTCGCATACACTAAATGGCTTCATGATGAAAATGCCAACGTGGAAAAGGACCTTTTAACAGCCCTGAACATGAGATTGGAAGCAGGGACCGGCAGGGGCAAATGA
- a CDS encoding sensor histidine kinase, translating into MISYEHLVNYYSGKNNDLARDYAEKQLEIAKAYGNSNGRQTALKQLIGLAPAPRRATYAEEYVRLSDSLGDAALKAQNTFAKIRFDEERKEEEISNLTTRNELQELQSRQMRTRWFTSLLVALLLILGLSFLIYYFRQRHKKEKIREVHNTESRISKVIHDELANDIFNVMSSLDNVAPEPVIDKLEKIYLRTRDLSRENSDIDTGPEFINSLVATLSVNTPSHTRLILKGENSVNWQKIAPEKKMVLYRVLQELMVNMKKHSGAKHVAISFAETPKSLEINYSDTGTGFTAEGLKKGNGLRNVENRLASVNGKIMFAAEADRGLKAGIQIPV; encoded by the coding sequence ATGATAAGCTATGAACACCTGGTAAATTATTACTCCGGAAAAAATAACGACCTGGCGCGCGATTATGCCGAAAAACAGTTGGAGATCGCAAAGGCCTACGGCAATAGCAATGGCAGGCAAACCGCCCTTAAACAATTGATAGGGCTTGCTCCGGCTCCCCGCCGGGCTACTTATGCCGAAGAATATGTGCGCCTTAGTGACAGCCTGGGGGATGCAGCCTTAAAAGCCCAGAACACCTTTGCCAAGATACGTTTTGATGAGGAGCGCAAGGAGGAGGAGATATCCAATCTTACAACGCGAAATGAACTACAGGAACTGCAGTCCCGGCAAATGCGCACCCGCTGGTTCACCTCTCTGCTGGTGGCTTTGTTGCTTATCCTTGGCCTTTCATTTCTTATTTATTATTTTCGGCAGCGTCATAAAAAGGAAAAAATAAGGGAAGTTCATAATACTGAAAGCCGAATCTCAAAAGTAATTCATGATGAGCTGGCAAATGATATTTTCAATGTAATGAGCAGCCTTGATAACGTAGCGCCGGAACCTGTAATAGACAAGCTGGAAAAGATCTACCTGCGCACCCGCGACCTCTCCCGTGAGAACAGCGATATTGACACCGGGCCGGAATTTATAAACAGCCTTGTGGCAACTTTAAGTGTAAACACCCCGTCCCACACCAGGCTTATCCTTAAAGGGGAGAACAGTGTGAACTGGCAGAAGATAGCCCCCGAGAAAAAAATGGTTTTGTACCGCGTGTTGCAGGAATTAATGGTAAATATGAAAAAACACAGCGGCGCCAAACACGTTGCGATAAGCTTTGCCGAAACACCAAAATCGCTAGAGATCAATTATTCAGATACCGGAACGGGTTTTACTGCGGAAGGTTTAAAAAAAGGAAACGGCCTGCGGAATGTTGAAAACAGGCTCGCCTCTGTGAACGGAAAAATAATGTTTGCCGCAGAGGCCGACAGGGGCCTGAAAGCAGGAATTCAAATCCCGGTTTAG